From a single Sediminibacterium sp. KACHI17 genomic region:
- a CDS encoding TolC family protein has product MKKLLTLLGCGILLQVQAQTTNEKWDLRKCVDYATQNNISVKQADIQARISALQARQAKLSQYPSLNMNSGTGVRFGRSIDPTTNQFSTNQFLYQNFGMNASIQLYNNGSLRYTLQAADLNAKAALAEVERAANDVSLNVANFYLQILAAREQVKITQVQIAQSQSQLDITKKRVEAGVLPELNQAEIEAQLANDSSNYVTAVTNYELNILNLKGLLNLDPAIAFEIDTPPVESIPLESFGDLQPELVYQLAMTSQPLQKANDFRIKAAQKSVLAAKGQMYPTLTFGGNLTSNFSNSFKQTTGFTFLGYRPVTGAEPKVTVSNVDYYVQEPLYRFNQQSRSFGGLWDGWSNQISNNFGQNVGINLSVPIFNNGQSKIAYQRSKLDLRNVELQKTQADLKLKQDIYTAYNNATAALQKFNAGKKAVENAQKAYDFALRRYEVGLLGSLDLITNQNNLLRAKVQQLSNQYDYVFKMKVLEFYKGQGLKL; this is encoded by the coding sequence ATGAAGAAGCTATTGACCCTTCTTGGATGTGGTATCTTATTACAAGTACAGGCTCAGACAACCAATGAGAAATGGGACCTGCGAAAATGTGTGGATTATGCTACACAGAATAATATTTCTGTAAAGCAAGCTGATATACAAGCGCGGATCAGTGCCTTGCAGGCACGACAGGCGAAGCTGAGCCAATACCCTTCATTGAATATGAATTCTGGAACCGGTGTACGTTTTGGTCGATCAATCGATCCTACCACGAACCAGTTCTCTACCAATCAATTTCTGTATCAGAACTTTGGGATGAATGCAAGTATTCAATTGTATAACAACGGAAGTCTGCGTTACACTTTACAAGCTGCTGATCTGAATGCAAAAGCAGCGTTGGCGGAAGTAGAAAGAGCAGCAAATGATGTATCCCTGAATGTGGCTAATTTTTATTTGCAGATATTGGCAGCGCGCGAGCAAGTGAAAATAACACAGGTACAGATCGCTCAATCACAATCACAGTTGGATATAACCAAGAAAAGAGTAGAAGCCGGTGTTTTGCCGGAATTGAACCAGGCTGAAATTGAAGCACAATTGGCAAATGATAGCAGTAATTATGTTACAGCCGTTACCAATTATGAATTGAATATTTTAAACCTCAAAGGATTGCTGAATCTTGATCCGGCAATCGCTTTTGAAATTGATACTCCACCGGTAGAAAGTATTCCACTGGAAAGTTTTGGTGATTTACAACCGGAATTGGTGTACCAATTAGCAATGACTTCCCAGCCACTGCAAAAAGCCAATGATTTCAGAATCAAAGCAGCACAGAAATCAGTTTTGGCAGCAAAAGGACAGATGTATCCTACGCTTACTTTCGGAGGGAATCTGACCAGTAACTTTTCCAACTCTTTTAAACAAACAACCGGATTTACTTTCTTGGGATACCGCCCTGTGACTGGTGCAGAACCAAAAGTTACAGTGAGCAATGTTGATTATTATGTTCAGGAACCGCTCTATCGCTTCAATCAGCAAAGCAGAAGTTTTGGTGGATTATGGGATGGGTGGAGCAATCAAATCAGTAACAACTTTGGACAGAATGTCGGCATCAATTTATCGGTTCCGATTTTTAACAATGGACAAAGTAAAATTGCCTATCAGCGTTCGAAGCTAGATCTTAGAAACGTTGAATTGCAAAAAACGCAGGCAGATCTTAAACTGAAACAAGATATTTATACCGCATATAATAATGCTACAGCAGCGTTACAAAAATTCAATGCCGGAAAGAAAGCAGTTGAGAATGCACAGAAAGCATATGATTTTGCATTGAGACGCTATGAAGTAGGTTTATTAGGATCATTGGATCTGATCACGAATCAAAATAACTTGCTTCGTGCCAAAGTGCAACAATTGAGTAACCAGTATGATTATGTGTTTAAAATGAAAGTACTGGAATTTTATAAAGGTCAAGGGCTAAAACTGTAA
- a CDS encoding efflux RND transporter periplasmic adaptor subunit, protein MNKKLLWTIVGLVVVVGTFIGLKKTGVIGKDEGLNVSAEKAALRTIIETVNASGKVYPEIEVKVSPDVSGEIIELNVNEGDSVRKGQVLARIYADIYSTQRDQFAAGVEQAKAQLSNSTANIPGLKAILDNAKAAFERQRKLYTEKVTSRQEYDQAEQAYRTAEANYKAATEGLKGTEAAIMGAEAQLARANKDLSRTTLVAPMDGVISLLAVKKGERVVGTAQMAGTEMMRVADMRSIEIRVDVGENDIPKVKLGDTALVEVDAYTNRKFKGLVYKIANPNTQSTGTAVTSTEVTNYKVHIRLIPDSYKDMMIPGRAFPFRPGMSASADIQTNTKQNVLAVPLNAVTTREKNSDEKNDKSKTSSSTDDKTGIDDEAVEEVVFVVQKDNKVKKVKVKTAIQDLNYIEVLEGLNDGDQVVTGPFNTVSKILKDGNLVKVVPKDKLFEEKKKE, encoded by the coding sequence ATGAACAAAAAACTTTTGTGGACAATTGTGGGGTTAGTGGTTGTTGTGGGTACATTTATTGGACTGAAAAAAACAGGCGTCATCGGGAAAGATGAAGGATTGAATGTATCTGCAGAAAAAGCAGCGCTCAGAACCATCATCGAAACTGTGAATGCCAGTGGTAAAGTATATCCAGAAATTGAGGTGAAAGTTAGTCCGGATGTGAGTGGAGAGATCATTGAATTGAATGTGAATGAAGGAGATAGTGTTCGTAAAGGACAGGTTCTTGCACGTATCTATGCAGATATTTATTCTACCCAGCGAGATCAGTTTGCCGCAGGTGTTGAGCAGGCTAAAGCACAGCTGTCTAATTCCACTGCCAATATCCCTGGATTGAAAGCAATATTGGATAATGCAAAAGCTGCTTTTGAACGTCAAAGAAAATTGTATACAGAGAAAGTAACTTCACGTCAGGAGTATGATCAGGCAGAGCAGGCGTATCGTACAGCAGAAGCAAATTACAAAGCAGCAACAGAAGGTCTGAAAGGAACTGAGGCTGCTATTATGGGTGCTGAGGCGCAGTTGGCAAGAGCTAATAAAGATCTATCCAGAACTACCCTGGTAGCACCTATGGATGGAGTCATTAGTTTATTAGCTGTAAAAAAGGGAGAAAGAGTAGTAGGAACTGCGCAAATGGCCGGTACAGAAATGATGCGTGTAGCTGATATGCGTAGCATTGAGATCCGTGTTGATGTCGGTGAAAATGATATTCCAAAAGTAAAACTAGGTGATACCGCATTGGTAGAAGTAGATGCTTATACCAATCGTAAGTTCAAAGGATTGGTGTATAAAATCGCTAACCCAAATACTCAATCAACCGGTACTGCTGTAACCAGTACTGAAGTCACTAATTATAAAGTGCATATCCGACTTATTCCGGATAGTTACAAGGATATGATGATTCCCGGCAGAGCATTTCCTTTTCGTCCGGGTATGAGTGCAAGTGCTGATATTCAAACCAATACCAAACAAAATGTACTGGCGGTTCCATTGAATGCAGTGACCACTCGTGAAAAAAACAGTGATGAAAAGAATGATAAATCCAAGACAAGTTCATCAACTGATGATAAAACCGGTATTGATGATGAAGCGGTAGAAGAAGTCGTATTCGTTGTTCAGAAAGACAATAAAGTCAAAAAAGTAAAAGTCAAGACTGCGATTCAGGATCTCAACTATATTGAAGTCCTTGAAGGACTGAATGATGGAGATCAAGTGGTGACTGGTCCCTTTAACACAGTAAGTAAGATCTTAAAAGACGGAAATCTTGTAAAAGTAGTACCGAAGGATAAGCTGTTTGAAGAAAAGAAAAAAGAATAG
- a CDS encoding NAD(P)H-dependent glycerol-3-phosphate dehydrogenase yields the protein MRYGIIGSGSWATALAKILTDNGSNIYWWVRNAETIQYIEKRKHNPHYLSAAYFNPSQLVLSSQLKDVVQAVDALVIAVPSAFAEQVFEQLQPEDLQGKKIISAIKGILPTDNRLLHEYLFNHFQFPVENYIALLGPCHAEEVASEKLSYLTFSGKDAATTQQIADAFRTEYINTVVNNDVVGVQYAAVLKNIYALGAGIAHGLEYGDNFLSVYIANSANEMVAFLRKLNEKEGVETAAGHNYAASVYLGDLLVTCYSLYSRNRTFGNMIGKGYSVKAAQLELNMVAEGYNAAKCIYRTNQSVQALMPIASAIYEILWEYRSAADGFKKIEGFLV from the coding sequence ATGCGATATGGAATCATTGGTAGTGGAAGTTGGGCTACAGCGTTGGCCAAAATTCTGACAGATAATGGAAGCAATATTTACTGGTGGGTCAGGAATGCAGAAACCATTCAGTACATCGAAAAGAGAAAACACAATCCTCACTACCTCAGTGCTGCATACTTCAATCCATCACAATTAGTCCTTAGCAGTCAGCTGAAAGATGTAGTGCAGGCAGTAGATGCTTTGGTAATAGCCGTACCCTCTGCCTTTGCAGAACAAGTATTTGAACAACTGCAGCCGGAAGATCTTCAAGGAAAAAAAATCATTTCTGCTATTAAAGGTATTTTACCTACTGATAACAGATTGTTGCACGAATACCTGTTCAATCATTTTCAATTTCCGGTAGAAAATTATATTGCTTTGCTGGGACCTTGTCATGCGGAAGAGGTAGCATCAGAGAAATTATCTTATCTCACATTTTCGGGAAAAGATGCAGCAACTACTCAGCAGATCGCCGATGCATTTAGAACAGAATACATTAATACAGTTGTAAACAACGATGTTGTGGGTGTTCAATATGCAGCCGTTCTCAAGAATATTTATGCATTGGGTGCGGGTATCGCTCATGGATTGGAATACGGGGATAATTTTCTTAGTGTATATATCGCTAACAGTGCCAATGAAATGGTTGCATTTTTACGCAAACTCAATGAGAAAGAAGGAGTGGAAACAGCAGCCGGACACAACTATGCCGCATCTGTTTATTTAGGTGATCTGCTGGTGACTTGTTATTCTTTGTATAGCCGCAACCGTACGTTCGGCAACATGATCGGAAAAGGATATTCTGTAAAAGCAGCTCAATTGGAGTTGAATATGGTAGCGGAAGGGTACAACGCTGCTAAATGTATTTACCGTACAAACCAGAGCGTTCAAGCGCTAATGCCCATAGCTTCAGCCATTTATGAGATATTATGGGAATACCGTTCTGCCGCTGATGGATTTAAGAAAATAGAAGGCTTTTTAGTTTGA
- the hemW gene encoding radical SAM family heme chaperone HemW yields the protein MAGIYIHVPFCKKACHYCNFHFSTLQQLKPDLVAAICKEALLRKEFIKEPINTIYFGGGTPSLLSDSELDLILDTIKTHYTVSPTAEITLEANPDDIDDEKLIHWRQAGITRLSIGIQSFFEEDLQWMNRAHTATQAKHCIELAQTAGFHNLTIDLIYGTPGLTDERWKQNIETALALGIPHLSCYALTVEPNTALDHMVRKGTKEEVDTDHQATQFNILTQTLQDAGFEHYEISNFAKPGFRSQHNSSYWQGKPYLGIGPAAHSFDGHLIRQWNIANNPLYISSLQQGMVPFESETLTPVQRINEYLMTSLRTLEGIALDFLEKNWGEERKEAVMKAAQMHLDQQNIQLQNQHIVLTAQGKFLADGIAADLFVE from the coding sequence ATGGCAGGCATTTATATTCATGTTCCCTTTTGCAAGAAAGCTTGTCATTATTGCAACTTTCACTTTTCAACACTGCAACAGCTGAAGCCTGATCTGGTAGCAGCTATTTGCAAGGAGGCTTTACTTAGAAAAGAATTTATCAAGGAACCTATCAACACCATTTACTTTGGAGGCGGCACCCCTTCCTTGCTATCTGATTCGGAATTAGATCTTATCCTTGATACGATCAAAACCCATTATACTGTTTCACCAACTGCTGAAATAACCCTTGAAGCAAATCCGGATGATATTGATGATGAAAAACTGATCCACTGGCGCCAGGCTGGTATCACCAGATTAAGTATTGGCATACAGTCTTTTTTTGAAGAAGATCTGCAATGGATGAACCGTGCGCATACCGCTACACAGGCAAAACATTGCATCGAACTGGCACAGACAGCCGGATTTCATAACCTGACCATTGATCTGATCTATGGCACTCCAGGACTCACAGATGAAAGATGGAAACAAAATATTGAAACAGCTTTAGCGCTTGGTATTCCTCATTTATCGTGTTACGCATTGACGGTTGAACCCAATACAGCTTTAGATCACATGGTACGTAAGGGAACAAAGGAAGAAGTAGATACAGATCATCAGGCCACTCAATTCAATATACTTACGCAAACCTTACAGGATGCAGGTTTTGAGCATTATGAGATATCTAATTTTGCCAAACCCGGATTTAGAAGTCAACATAATAGTAGCTATTGGCAAGGCAAACCTTATCTCGGAATAGGTCCTGCCGCTCACTCTTTTGATGGTCATCTTATCCGACAATGGAATATTGCCAATAATCCATTATACATAAGTAGTCTGCAACAGGGAATGGTTCCATTTGAATCTGAAACGCTTACGCCTGTTCAAAGAATCAATGAATACCTAATGACGAGCTTAAGAACCTTAGAAGGAATTGCATTGGATTTTTTAGAAAAAAATTGGGGAGAAGAAAGAAAGGAGGCTGTTATGAAAGCAGCACAAATGCATTTAGATCAACAAAATATACAGTTGCAAAATCAACACATCGTCTTAACAGCACAAGGAAAATTTTTAGCCGATGGAATTGCGGCAGATCTTTTTGTTGAATGA